In Populus alba chromosome 9, ASM523922v2, whole genome shotgun sequence, a genomic segment contains:
- the LOC118045516 gene encoding protein TIC 100 — protein sequence MLVLTDKNPQNPSHLKTPIHFSRFPPHSFPSYPPNMAGDNSADETTDSPDPNPQEDPNADTNKDNNLSFSSYSDSDSDSDSDYDYDYDYTQSSTNQEDGVVTYTRPGDEIPESENTPEKNTARFAEVLESKRMKRMKEEEDRNYVFYEDLFDFPRDKENWREEDLKELWADPPWESTKPGWDPVWADEEDWDIVRKMKEEGRDPPIAPFYVPYRRPYPVIPDNHYDISNPKAVIEELDRIEEFLTWVSYIFEDGSSYEGTVWDDLAHGKGVYVAEQGLVRYEGEWLRNNMEGHGVVEVDIPDIEPIPGSKLEEKMRAEGRIISRDFMSPEDRKWLEMDIEDSMRLAGGQYEIPFYENDEWIRQFGEKPEKGRYRYAGEWKHGRMHGCGVYEVNERTIFGRFYFGEFVEDATDCDEDISAVHAGIAEVAAAKARMFVNKPDGMVREAFGPYSDPQHPYFYEEEDAWMAPGFINQFYEVPDYWKRYAHEVDQEREMWLNSFYKAPLRLPMPAELSYWWENEETPEFIVLDKEPEPDPEDPSRRIYTEDPVILHTPTGRIIDWVEDEEHGVRLFWQPALKDGDDFDPDKVQFLPLGFDEFYGKEEVIKKENIWQRLLKRADDVCKLVHGKLEKWTEEKKKASEIKIQLYEKELELIEAELCLEETMEDLDEELKMREKEEEEKVEIGLQGEENTFVSAQQEEKPLAKDEEEEEEEEGGGRGEDEEDVTPSSFGSVTQDEDPRKNDQKGNRPAGAPFSASSLSLASCSLLSTVPSRLQQSFLTWKKRLPQKATPSLCVESPNDLSGMVNSVSFPPVHGQKGRLRAERCADQRIQATNHSIGKMSRLHSLSRILSHPSASVNNPRENLRKPRKQRHPWLHAAPERDSDSILSLHTQLYYLESYTNTIKYESLPLLN from the exons atgctagtATTAACGGACAAAAATCCCCAAAACCCTTCCCACTTAAAAACACCTATCCATTTCTCACGCTTCCCTCCTCACTCATTTCCTTCTTATCCTCCAAACATGGCCGGCGATAACTCAGCAGACGAAACCACCGACTCACCCGACCCGAACCCTCAAGAAGACCCAAATGCTGATACCAACAAAGACAACAACCTCTCTTTTTCCTCGTACTCCGACTCCGACTCCGACTCCGACTCCGACTATGACTACGACTACGACTACACTCAATCCTCCACCAACCAAGAGGACGGCGTTGTCACCTACACTAGACCGGGAGATGAAATCCCAGAATCGGAAAACACACCGGAGAAAAACACTGCGCGGTTTGCGGAGGTCTTGGAGAGCAAAAGGATGAAgaggatgaaagaagaagaagacagaaaCTATGTTTTTTACGAGGATTTGTTTGATTTTCCAAGGGACAAAGAGAATTGGAGGGAAGAGGATTTGAAGGAGCTGTGGGCTGACCCTCCATGGGAATCTACGAAACCAGGGTGGGACCCAGTGTGGGCAGATGAGGAGGATTGGGATATTGTTAGGAAGATGAAAGAAGAAGGGAGAGACCCGCCTATTGCACCTTTTTACGTGCCTTATAGGAGGCCTTATCCGGTGATTCCTGATAATCATTATGATATCTCGAATCCGAAAGCTGTTATTGAAGAACTGGATAGGATTGAGGAGTTCTTGACTTGGGTTAGCTACATTTTCGAAGATGGTAGCTC GTATGAAGGCACTGTTTGGGATGACTTGGCACATGGCAAGGGTGTTTATGTTGCTGAACAGGGACTTGTCAG GTATGAAGGTGAGTGGCTCCGGAACAACATGGAAGGGCACGGAGTGGTAGAAGTTGATATACCTGATATAGAACCTATACCAGGTTCCAA GCTTGAAGAAAAGATGCGCGCTGAGGGAAGAATTATATCTAGAGATTTTATGTCCCCAGAGGACAGGAAATGGCTGGAGATGGATATTGAAGATAGCATGCGTCTGGCTGGAGGGCAGTATGAAATACCTTTTTACGAGAATGATGAGTGGATTAGACAATTTGGGGAAAAACC GGAGAAAGGTCGGTACCGTTATGCTGGTGAATGGAAGCATGGCAGGATGCATGGTTGCGGTGTCTATGAAGTCAACGAGCGCACCATATTT GGTAGGTTCTACTTTGGAGAGTTCGTAGAGGATGCTACTGATTGTGATGAAGACATTTCTGCG GTGCACGCAGGAATAGCTGAAGTAGCTGCTGCAAAGGCTAGGATGTTTGTCAATAAACCAGATGGAA TGGTTAGGGAAGCGTTTGGTCCATATAGTGATCCTCAACATCCCTATTTCTACGAGGAAGAAGATGCGTGGATGGCGCCAGGCTTCATCAACCAGTTCTACGAA GTACCTGATTATTGGAAAAGATATGCACATGAGGTAGATCAAGAAAGGGAGATGTGGTTAAATTCCTTTTATAAAGCTCCACTGAGATTGCCCATGCCTGCTGAGCTTTCATACTGGTGGGAGAATG AGGAGACTCCTGAATTCATTGTTCTTGACAAGGAACCAGAACCTGATCCTGAAGATCCATCTAGGCGCATATATACTGAAGATCCTGTCATCTTACACACACCAACTGGACGAATAATTGATTGGGTTGAGGATGAGGAACATGGGGTTCGGTTATTTTGGCAGCCAGCTCTGAAAGATGGGGACGATTTTGATCCTGATAAAGTTCAGTTCCTACCTCTTGGTTTTGATGAGTTTTATGGAAAAGAGGAGGTGATAAAGAAGGAAAACATATGGCAGCGACTTCTAAAAAGAGCTGATGATGTGTGCAAGCTGGTGCATGGTAAGCTAGAGAAATGGactgaagagaagaagaaagctagtGAGATAAAAATACAGCTGTATGAAAAGGAACTTGAGTTGATAGAAGCTGAATTGTGTTTAGAGGAGACCATGGAAGACTTGGACGAGGAGCTGAAGATGAGagaaaaagaggaggaagagaaggtTGAAATTGGTTTGCAGGGGGAAGAAAATACCTTTGTGTCAGCCCAACAGGAGGAGAAACCTCTAGCTAAagatgaagaggaagaggaggaggaggagggaggaGGACGAGGAGAGGACGAGGAGGATGTTACACCATCAAGTTTTGGTTCTGTGACCCAAGATGAGGACCCAAGAAAGAATGACCAGAAAGGAAACAGACCTGCAGGAGCTCCATTTTCTGCATCATCGCTGTCATTGGCTTCCTGTAGTCTTCTTTCAACA GTTCCCTCTAGGCTACAGCAATCGTTTTTAACATGGAAGAAAAGATTGCCGCAGAAGGCAACTCCTTCCCTTTGTGTGGAGAGCCCTAATGACCTCTCTGGAATGGTTAATTCAGTCAGTTTCCCCCCAGTCCATGGTCAAAAGGGAAGGTTGAGAGCTGAACGTTGTGCAGATCAGAGGATTCAAGCTACAAACCATTCCATCGGAAAGATGTCTCGGTTACATTCCTTATCACGAATTCTATCCCATCCTTCAGCTTCTGTTAATAATCCCAGAGAAAATCTAAGAAAGCCAAGAAAACAGAGGCATCCTTGGTTGCATGCAGCACCAGAGAGAGATTCAGACAGCATATTGTCATTGCACACACAATTGTATTATTTAGAATCATATACTAATACAATTAAGTATGAGTCTCTTCCTCTCTTAAATTAG
- the LOC118045517 gene encoding uncharacterized protein, whose translation MPPTPTKGYRRGGGQEPERNRKNRLNEKALSFHGKIPAEMPEARIRRPKTLPDLLAGKNLPATVPDVRPKLTKVLLNVTVQGSVGAVQVLMSLESTVGELIAAAIQQYMKEGRRSIIANDSSRFDLHYSQFSLESLDRDEKLMALGSRNFFLCPKKSGLDGASCSRGGGLTTTSSPSCSKEVKEEAAKSGFHPWLKLMDFLL comes from the exons ATGCCTCCAACACCAACAAAGGGTTACCGGAGAGGAGGAGGACAGGAACCGGAAAGAAACAGGAAAAATAGGTTAAATGAGAAAGCGTTGTCGTTTCACGGGAAGATACCGGCGGAAATGCCGGAGGCGAGGATTCGACGGCCGAAGACACTCCCGGACTTGCTGGCCGGAAAGAATTTGCCTGCTACAGTACCGGATGTGAGGCCGAAGTTAACGAAGGTTTTACTCAACGTGACTGTCCAAGGAAGCGTTGGTGCGGTGCAGGTTTTGATGTCTCTTGAATCCACCGTCGGCGAACTAATCGCCGCCGCTATCCAGCAGTACATGAAGGAAGGCCGCCGTTCGATCATTGCCAATGACTCCTCCAGATTCGACCTCCATTACTCGCAGTTTAGCTTGGAAA GTCTGGATAGGGATGAGAAACTAATGGCGTTGGGTTCAAGAAACTTCTTTCTGTGTCCAAAAAAATCGGGGTTGGACGGTGCAAGCTGCAGTCGTGGTGGAGGATTGACAACGACGTCGTCTCCGTCATGCTCAAAAGAAGTTAAAGAGGAGGCTGCTAAAAGTGGGTTTCATCCTTGGCTCAAACTCATGGATTTCCTGCTGTGA
- the LOC140955937 gene encoding uncharacterized protein codes for MASYQFLNHPNQVRDSSCFMINTTTRHGFSKSQTCLQKILHIITSYPPQEISKEASLNGEILGFEENRGTGIDLNMGLSPAWSEANDHENQSPESSSLLSASSFAEKGLKNDSSTEVFTADKSSSEGECFLKVVGDQFGRDSPTIQATGEESQVVDETTIDISKTTNFKHLANEIKSKIEVINGDQDEMAKVKEEETKKVPVKVVEPCHGEKNETSKDCLDLLIEAAEMVSGNSEDKESDSDKQEVTKRSRKCSLVVDLYEDNTSSPVTRSKRRRSQVLPHRYRDSSVLLEPWKRLPKPQKAETTAATVVSKKRKSRFLRNGSRREKHL; via the exons ATGGCTTCGTATCAATTCTTGAACCATCCCAATCAGGTACGTGATTCTTCTTGCTTTATGATCAATACTACTACTCGCCATGGATTCTCCAAGTCTCAAACGTGCCTCCAAAAGATTTTACACATTATTACTTCATACCCACCTCAAGAAATCTCAAAAGAAGCATCtttgaatggtgaaattctTGGATTCGAAGAGAATAGAGGTACTGGCATTGATTTGAACATGGGTTTGAGTCCTGCTTGGTCAGAAGCTAATGATCATGAAAATCAATCACCAGAGTCGTCGTCTTTGTTAAGTGCTAGTAGTTTTGCTGAAAAGGGTTTAAAAAATGATTCGTCCACGGAGGTTTTTACGGCTGACAAGAGTTCATCAGAAGGAGAATGTTTTCTTAAGGTTGTTGGGGACCAGTTTGGTAGAGATTCTCCTACAATTCAAGCAACTGGTGAAGAATCTCAGGTGGTCGATGAGACAACCATAGATATTTCAAAGACCACGAATTTCAAACACCTAGCCAatgaaatcaaaagcaaaatcGAAGTAATCAATGGTGATCAAGATGAGATGGCTAAggtcaaagaagaagaaacgaaGAAAGTACCAGTCAAAGTAGTGGAGCCATGCCACGGAGAAAAGAACGAGACCAGCAAAGATTGTTTGGATCTTCTTATCGAAGCTGCAGAGATGGTTTCGGGTAATTCCGAAGATAAAGAATCTGACTCAGATAAACAGGAGGTGACAAAAAGGAGTCGCAAGTGTAGTTTGGTGGTGGATTTGTACGAGGATAACACATCATCACCTGTTACAAGATCCAAAAGAAGGAGAAGTCAGGTGCTGCCTCATAGATACAGAGACAGCTCGGTTCTTCTAGAGCCGTGGAAGCGGCTGCCAAAACCACAAAAGGCAGAAACCACGGCAGCCACGGTGGTTTCAAAGAAACGGAAGTCAAG GTTTCTGCGAAATGGCAGCAGAAGAGAAAAACACCTGTAA